The Palleronia sp. THAF1 genome contains the following window.
ATGCTACCGCAAGCGCCCCGTTGAACGCATCTCCGGCACCCGTCGTCTCGACCACCGGCCCCGCGTTCCGCGCCGCCACGTGCAACGTGCGCGCGCCATCATGGAACAGCGCGCCCTGAGCACCCAGCGTCACGATGACCGCACCGACTCCCCGCGCGATCAAGGCCTTCGCGGCGCGTTCGGCATCGTCCGGCCCGGTGACTGTGATGCCGGTCAGCAACTCCGCTTCGCTTTCGTTCGGCGTGACCAGATCGCACAGCGCCAGCATCTCGTCGGACAATTCGGCGGCGGGGGCGGGGTTCAGGATTGTCCGCACGCCAGCCTTTCGCGCGATCTGCAACGCGTGCTGTGCGGCATCCAGCGGTTGCTCCAGCTGACAGACAAAAACGCGCGCGGCGCGGATCGTATCGCCCCAGCGATCCACATCGGCGGCAGAGATCGCACCCGCCGCGCCCGGCGCCACTATGATCGCGTTATCGCCCGTCGCGCTGTCCAGAAAGATGAACGCCGCCCCGGTTGGCTGATCCGCAACCCGATCCCCTGAAAACCCGACGCCTGCGTCGGACCACGTGGCCATCGCCATATCACCGAAGGTGTCCGTCCCGATTTTCGAGCAGAACGCCACAGATCCACCCGCGCGGGCCGCAGCCACTGCTTGGTTCGAGCCCTTGCCGCCGGGGTTCAGCGCGAAGCCATCCCCCAGCAAGGTCTCTCCCATGATCGGCAGCCGCGACGCGCGGAAAGCGACGTCGGCGGCGAAGATGCCAAGGATCGCGATGTCGGCCATGGGGCCCTCCGTGTTCAGTACGCCCGCAGTGTGCCCGCAAACAAAAGGGACCGGAACCGCTGTTGCGCGATCCCGGTCCCTTCACCGTTCTAAAAATACCTGCCCGGCTTAATCCAGATGCGGGAAGATCCGATCCGGCGTCGCCGGGTAGTCGCGGATTCGAACGCCACACGCGTTGTAGATCGCGTTGGTGATCGCGGCGCCGGCACCTGCCAGACCCAACTCGCCGATGCCCTTGGTTTGCATCGGGTTGGCGTGGTCGTCACGCTCTTCGACGAACAGTACCTCCAGGTCACCCACATCCAGGTTCACCGGGATATGGTATTCCGCCAAGTCGTTGTTCACGACGTGACCGGTGCGGTGATCGTGCTCGATCGCTTCGTGCAGCGCGGTGCCGATACCCCAGATCTGACCGCCCCAGACTTGGCTCTGCGCGGTCTTCTCATTTAGGATTCGACCGGCGGCCATGGCGGCCAGCATACGGCGTACGCGTACCTCTCCGGTAACGCTGTTCACCGCGACTTCCGCGAAATGCGCACCGTAGCCAGCCTGGTGGAAGTCTTCGGCCGTATCACCCGGCTTCAGGTGGCCTTCCTCGACCATCGGGCCGTCCATCAGTTCGGCCAGCGGGCGGCGGTTGTTGCCACCGGTCGCGACACCGTCCTGCAGGCGCAGATCATCCACCGAACAGCCCAAGCGGTCCGCCAGCTTCTTTCGGATGCCCTTGGCACCCAAGAACACGGCGGACCCGGCAGAAGACGCGCCCCAAGAACCGCCCGAACCGGGACCTTCCGGCAAATCGGTATCGCCGAGCTGGACGGTGACCTTCTCGGTCGGGATACCCAGCATCTCTGCCGCGATCTGGCCAAGGATGGCGTAGGTGCCGGTGCCGATATCGGTCATGTCCGTTTGAACAAGCGCCGTGCCATCGGGGTTCAACGTGACCAGCGCGCGGCTTTCCATCAGGATATTCGTCCGCGCGGACGAAGCAACGCCCATGCCGATATACCATTCGCCCTCACGCCGTTGCTTCGGCTCCTTACGCTCGGACCAACCGAACGCGTCGGCCCCCTGACGCAACGCGTCTTCCAGCGCACGGGACGAGAACGGCTTGCCGTTTTCGGGATGTTTCTCCGGGATGTTCTTGATGCGCAACTCGATGGGATCGATGCCGACGGCCTCGGCCAACTCATCCATCGCGTTTTCCAAAGCGAGCATGCCCACGGCTTCACCGGGCGCACGCACGGACCCACTGGCGGGGCGGTTCAACACGCCAAGGTTCTGCGCGATCTTCCGGTTCTCGCCGCCATACAGAAAATGCGTCGCGATAGAGACCGGCTCTGCCAGCCCCTCTTCCGGCAGGTTCGACTGCCAATCGTCGTGACCGATGCCGGTCAGGGTGCCGTCCTTGTCGGCGGCCAGACGCACGCGCTGCTTGGTCTCGGTGCGCTCGACGATCATCTCGAACACGTGGTTGCGGTGCAGAACGACGCGAACCGGACGGCCAAGCTGCTTGGCCGCGACGGCTGCGGCGATGCACGACACGTCGATCCCCAGTTTCGAGCCGAAACCACCGCCGATGTAGGGGGCCAACAGACGGACGTTCTTCACGTCGATCCCCAGCGAATCGGCCAGTTCCTGCTTGTTGTAGTTCAACATCTGCAAAGAGCCGCGGACGGTGACCTTATCGCCCTCCCATTCCGCGACAGCGGCATGGGGCTCCATCGCCGCCGAGTTGTGGGACGCCGTGGTGAAGGTCGCATCGACGCTGAACGCCGCGTCCGACATGGCCTGATCCAGATCACCCTGGTCGACGGTGCCATCCTGCTCTTCGAACGTGGCGTCCTCGAAGACGGCCTTCACGTCGTCATCGGTGGTGTAATCCACCTTCAGTGCCTTCGCGATGTCGCGCGCTTGTTCAAGCGTTTCGGCGACCACGACGGCGATGGGCTGGCCGAGGTAAGAGATCTTGTCGCCCGGCTGGATCGGGTTGGTGCCTGCGGTGCCCTGCGCGGAATTGCGGGGCATCTTGTCGGTGTAGACGCCAAGAAAGCCCGGCATGCCCTTCACCGAAGACTCGTCGATCGTGTAGGTGCCTTTGCTGATCCCGGCGCGGACCATGAAGCCCTCGGCCATGTTCGGCAGGTTGTATTCTGCGGCATATGTCGCGGTGCCCGACACTTTCAGCGGCCCTTCGGGACGCTCCATCGGCTTGGTAATCGCGCCTTGGCCGGTTTCATCCAGAAGGTGCGGCTGCACCTTATCCATCTTGAGTTGTTCGGTCATTGTTGGGTCACTCCCGTCAGGTCGCCCAAAACCGCCTTCAGAACGCGGCGGGTGAGCGGAATCTTGAAATCGTTGTCGCCGGAGCCCTTGGCATCGGCGAGCAGGACGTCGGCGGCTTTGTCGAAAAGCGCGTCGGACGGCTTTTCGCCGACCAGCACATCTTCGACAGCGCTGTCACGCCAAGGCCGGGGGCCAAGGCCGCCGAAAGCCAGACG
Protein-coding sequences here:
- the rbsK gene encoding ribokinase, whose protein sequence is MADIAILGIFAADVAFRASRLPIMGETLLGDGFALNPGGKGSNQAVAAARAGGSVAFCSKIGTDTFGDMAMATWSDAGVGFSGDRVADQPTGAAFIFLDSATGDNAIIVAPGAAGAISAADVDRWGDTIRAARVFVCQLEQPLDAAQHALQIARKAGVRTILNPAPAAELSDEMLALCDLVTPNESEAELLTGITVTGPDDAERAAKALIARGVGAVIVTLGAQGALFHDGARTLHVAARNAGPVVETTGAGDAFNGALAVALAEGRDMDAALTFANACAAISVTRAGAAPSMPDRSEIDALLDD
- a CDS encoding xanthine dehydrogenase family protein molybdopterin-binding subunit is translated as MTEQLKMDKVQPHLLDETGQGAITKPMERPEGPLKVSGTATYAAEYNLPNMAEGFMVRAGISKGTYTIDESSVKGMPGFLGVYTDKMPRNSAQGTAGTNPIQPGDKISYLGQPIAVVVAETLEQARDIAKALKVDYTTDDDVKAVFEDATFEEQDGTVDQGDLDQAMSDAAFSVDATFTTASHNSAAMEPHAAVAEWEGDKVTVRGSLQMLNYNKQELADSLGIDVKNVRLLAPYIGGGFGSKLGIDVSCIAAAVAAKQLGRPVRVVLHRNHVFEMIVERTETKQRVRLAADKDGTLTGIGHDDWQSNLPEEGLAEPVSIATHFLYGGENRKIAQNLGVLNRPASGSVRAPGEAVGMLALENAMDELAEAVGIDPIELRIKNIPEKHPENGKPFSSRALEDALRQGADAFGWSERKEPKQRREGEWYIGMGVASSARTNILMESRALVTLNPDGTALVQTDMTDIGTGTYAILGQIAAEMLGIPTEKVTVQLGDTDLPEGPGSGGSWGASSAGSAVFLGAKGIRKKLADRLGCSVDDLRLQDGVATGGNNRRPLAELMDGPMVEEGHLKPGDTAEDFHQAGYGAHFAEVAVNSVTGEVRVRRMLAAMAAGRILNEKTAQSQVWGGQIWGIGTALHEAIEHDHRTGHVVNNDLAEYHIPVNLDVGDLEVLFVEERDDHANPMQTKGIGELGLAGAGAAITNAIYNACGVRIRDYPATPDRIFPHLD